In the genome of Gadus morhua chromosome 12, gadMor3.0, whole genome shotgun sequence, one region contains:
- the nppc gene encoding C-type natriuretic peptide encodes MNLLHLVACGLVITLLSVRTGAKPITQAQQKSLKNLLGEELAEFMESEERERRLENVRSRLRILRDLRMDTRARGMWARLLNDQPPPRRNKSGTKKAGSTARSGCFGHKMDRIGTISGMGC; translated from the exons atGAACTTGTTGCATTTGGTGGCTTGTGGACTTGTTATCACCCTACTTTCAGTCAGGACGGGGGCGAAACCCATCACACAGGCGCAACAAAAG AGTCTAAAAAATTTACTGGGCGAGGAGCTGGCGGAGTTTATGGAGTCGGAGGAGCGGGAGAGGAGACTGGAGAACGTGCGCTCTCGGTTACGCATACTACGGGACCTGCGCATGGACACGCGTGCCCGAGGGATGTGGGCGCGCCTCCTGAACGACCAGCCCCCCCCAAGGAGAAACAAGTCGGGCACCAAGAAAGCGGGCTCCACGGCCCGGAGCGGCTGCTTCGGACACAAGATGGACAGGATAGGCACCATCAGCGGCATGGGCTGCTAG
- the LOC115555860 gene encoding cyclin-dependent kinase-like 3, with amino-acid sequence MENYEVLGILGAGGFGQVVKCKHVSSGDIYAMKRFSPMDDMEYIFQRELAPLSVLKHENIVVLLEVFTHQGNLMAIFELLERSIMDELDQKQRALDSLAIRKYTFQMLRALEFVHSHHMIHRDVKPDNVLVSRSGVVKLADFGCARLSGGASLPRTSCEGTLWFMAPEVLVKDPSYTTSVDVWALGCTIAFMATGKPFLMGTTVRCQIEEVIMKVGPLTDHQEQQYYAYQRFPVEPLPKGNPPSDLFEKYNTSEPLLTQLMER; translated from the exons ATGGAGAACTACGAAGTATTGGGAATTCTTGGCGCCGGGGGCTTCGGCCAGGTCGTCAAGTGCAAACACGTCTCTTCTGGTGACATCTACGCCATGAAGAGATTCAGTCCAATGGATGACATGGAGTACATCTTTCAGAGGGAACTCGCGCCTCTGTCG GTGTTGAAGCACGAGAACATCGTGGTGCTGCTGGAGGTGTTCACCCACCAGGGCAACCTGATGGCCATCTTCGAGCTGCTGGAACGCAGCATCATGGATGAGCTGGATCAGAAGCAGCGCGCCCTTGACAGCCTGGCCATCCGGAAGTACACCTTCCAGATGCTGAGGGCCTTGGAGTTCGTTCACAGTCACCAT ATGATCCACCGAGACGTCAAGCCCGACAACGTGCTGGTGTCGCGTTCGGGAGTGGTCAAGCTGGCGGACTTCGGCTGTGCGCGGCTGTCGGGCGGTGCTTCCCTGCCGCGGACGTCCTGTGAAGGCACTCTGTGGTTCATGGCACCGGAGGTCCTGGTGAAGGATCCCAGCTACACCAC ATCTGTTGATGTGTGGGCCCTCGGATGCACCATCGCATTCATGGCCACCGGGAAGCCCTTCCTCATGGGTACCACAGTAAGGTGTCAGATCGAGGAGGTGATCATGAAAGTGG GGCCTCTCACTGACCACCAAGAGCAGCAGTATTATGCCTACCAGAGATTCCCGGTGGAGCCACTGCCCAAAGGGAATCCTCCCAGCGACCTGTTTGAGAAGTACAACACCTCAGAGCCCCTGCTGACTCAACTCATGGAG AGATAA
- the LOC115555861 gene encoding uncharacterized protein LOC115555861, whose protein sequence is MDPVDRWSCSKMLGHPYFTADHFHESFSKELKEMVDQDQSAALMVDPDQSAALMVDQDQSAALMVDPDQSAALMVDPDQSDALMVDPDQSAALMVDPDQSAALMVDQDQSAALMVDPDQSAALMVDPDHPQNPGSLPDLSSATQQPPSGMPVEEERCSPDVKNAWDGDDEDTGMGGCFPWTRRKDKKEKPKGKGIRNILRSAVGAFRRQFLSRVAPMV, encoded by the exons ATGGATCCAGTGGACAGGTGGAGCTGCTCCAAGATGCTTGGACACCCCTACTTCACGGCTGATCATTTCCACGAGAG CTTCAGCAAGGAGCTCAAGGAGATGGTCGACCAGGATCAGTCCGCTGCCCTCATGGTCGATCCGGATCAGTCCGCTGCCCTCATGGTCGATCAGGATCAGTCCGCTGCCCTCATGGTCGACCCGGATCAGTCCGCTGCCCTCATGGTCGATCCGGATCAGTCTGACGCCCTCATGGTCGATCCGGATCAGTCCGCTGCCCTCATGGTCGATCCGGATCAGTCCGCTGCCCTCATGGTCGACCAGGATCAGTCCGCTGCCCTCATGGTCGATCCGGATCAGTCCGCTGCCCTCATGGTCGATCCGGATCATCCTCAGAACCCAGGGTCTCTACCGGACCTGTCCTCAGCTACCCAA CAGCCACCATCAGGAATGCCAGTGGAGGAAGAGCGCTGCAGTCCTGATGTGAAGAACGCCTGGGATGGCGATGACGAGGACACGGGGATGGGCGGATGCTTCCCTT GGACTCGGCGGAAGGACAAGAAGGAGAAACCCAAGGGGAAGGGGATAAGAAACATTCTCAGAAGCGCCGTCGGAGCATTCCGGCGCCAGTTCCTCTCCAGAGTCGCCCCGATGGTGTAg
- the ncl gene encoding nucleolin isoform X1, translated as MVKLAAKAAKKATPKKKAPPPPKEVEESSEEEESSEEEAAPPPKAVKKTPVKATPAKNGKAAPKVEVEEDDDEDESESEEEAPPPKKTPVKAKAAPAKKEESSEEDDEEDDESEEEAPPPKKAAAKPAAKAAPAAEESEEDDDEEDESEEEMDTAPAPAKAKKAGMVKAKEESEEEEDDDEEDDDEDDDEEETPAAGKRKGDNKKETPPAKKIKATEGEPFCLFVGNLNSEKEFDELKDALRTFFSKKSLEVADVRIGASKRFGYVDFNSEEDMQKAMELSGKKVLGQEIKLDKARSKEAGPNDKKDRDSRTLFVKNLPFHCTADDLKEGFESAVDIRVPEGQSGGNRGIAYIEFKTEAEADRMLEVSQGAEVQGRTITVDFVGDKSQRGKMGAQGGAGGAAPCKTLMVNNLSFNATEEALQATFEKATSIRIPQNNGKPKGFAFVDFENMEDAKAALEEFNNTDIEGRSVRLEFCQSRDGGQAKSGPTKVLFVKGLSEDTTDESLREAFQGAVSSRVVTDRETGASKCFGFVDFDTEDDAKAAKEAMAEGEVDGTRVTLDYARPKGESGGFRGGRGGRGGGGFGGGRGGGFGGRGGGGFGGRGGGRGRGGDRGGRGFGGRGGGGFGGGRGRGGGGSFGGKPQGKKIKFDD; from the exons atggtgaagttaGCAGCAAAG GCCGCTAAAAAGGCGACACCAAAGAAGAAGGCACCCCCGCCGCCAAAGGAGGTGGAAGAGTccagcgaggaagaggagagcagcGAGGAGGAAGCG GCTCCTCCACCAAAGGCAGTGAAGAAAACACCAGTCAAAGCAACCCCAGCTAAAAATGGCAAAGCAGCCCCCAAAGTAGAAGTCGAGGAGGATGATGACGAAGATGAATCTG AGTCAGAAGAGGAGGCCCCCCCACCCAAGAAGACCCCAGTGAAGGCCAAAGCCGCCCCTGCAAAGAAGGAGGAATCTtcagaggaggatgatgaggaagatg ATGAGTCCGAGGAAGAGGCCCCACCACCAAAGAAGGCCGCAGCGAAGCCAGCCGCCAAGGCAGCCCCCGCTGCCGAGGAGTCTGAGGAAgacgacgacgaggaagatG AATccgaggaggagatggacacTGCTCCAGCCCCCGCCAAGGCCAAGAAGGCTGGCATGGTGAAGGCCAAGGAGGagtctgaggaagaggaggatgatgacgaggaagatgacgatgaagatgatgatgaagagg AAACGCCAGCAGCTGGCAAAAGAAAGGGAGACAACAAAAAGGAAACGCCACCTGCCAAGAAGATCAAGGCAACAGAAGGAGAAC CCTTCTGCCTATTCGTGGGAAACTTGAATTCAGAGAAGGAGTTCGATGAGCTCAAGGATGCCCTGAGGACATTCTTCTCAAAGAAGAGCCTGGAGGTCGCCGACGTCAGGATAGGTGCCTCCAA GCGGTTCGGCTACGTGGACTTCAACTCTGAGGAGGACATGCAGAAGGCCATGGAGTTGAGCGGCAAGAAAGTTCTGGGTCAGGAGATCAAGCTAGACAAAGCCCGCAGCAAAGAAGCAGGCCCCAATGACAAAAAAG ATAGGGACTCACGGACACTGTTCGTGAAGAACCTTCCCTTCCACTGTACGGCTGACGACCTGAAGGAGGGCTTTGAGAGTGCCGTTGACATCAGAGTACCCGAAGGCCAGTCAGGTGGAAACAGAGG AATCGCTTACATCGAGTTCAAGACAGAGGCGGAGGCTGACAGGATGCTGGAAGTATCCCAGGGCGCGGAGGTGCAGGGACGCACCATCACAGTCGACTTCGTCGGAGACAAGAGCCAGAGGGGCAAGATGGGTGCCCAAG gtggagcaggaggagccgCACCATGCAAAACCCTGATGGTCAACAATCTTTCGTTCAACGCCACAGAAGAGGCACTTCAAGCGACGTTCGAGAAGGCCACATCAATTAGGATTCCCCAGAACAACGGCAAACCCAAGGG CTTCGCGTTTGTGGACTTTGAGAACATGGAGGATGCAAAGGCAGCCCTGGAGGAGTTCAACAACACAGACATTGAGGGGCGCTCGGTCCGCCTGGAGTTCTGCCAAAGCAGAGACGGAGGCCAAGCCAAATCAG GTCCCACCAAAGTCCTGTTCGTCAAGGGTCTTTCTGAGGACACCACGGATGAGTCCCTGAGAGAGGCCTTCCAGGGAGCCGTGAGCTCCAGGGTGGTcacagacagggagacgggAGCATCTAAATG CTTCGGCTTCGTGGACTTTGACACGGAGGACGACGCCAAGGCGGCCAAAGAGGCCATggcggagggagaggtggaCGGCACCAGGGTGACCCTCGACTACGCCCGGCCCAAGGGCGAGAGCGGCGGCTTCCGTGGCGGACGCGGCGGCCGTGGAGGCGGCGGATTCGGAGGCGGACGCGGCGGCGGCTTCGGGGGTCGCGGTGGCGGCGGCTTCGGCGGACGCGGCGGCGGCCGTGGAAGGGGCGGAGATAGAGGCGGCCGAGGCTTCGGaggtcgcggcggcggcggattCGGAG GTGGTAGAGGTCGTGGCGGCGGCGGAAGTTTCGGCGGCAAGCCCCAGGGAAAGAAGATCAAGTTTGATGACTAA
- the ncl gene encoding nucleolin isoform X2, whose translation MVKLAAKAAKKATPKKKAPPPPKEVEESSEEEESSEEEAAPPPKAVKKTPVKATPAKNGKAAPKVEVEEDDDEDESESEEEAPPPKKTPVKAKAAPAKKEESSEEDDEEDDESEEEAPPPKKAAAKPAAKAAPAAEESEEDDDEEDESEEEMDTAPAPAKAKKAGMVKAKEESEEEEDDDEEDDDEDDDEEETPAAGKRKGDNKKETPPAKKIKATEGEPFCLFVGNLNSEKEFDELKDALRTFFSKKSLEVADVRIGASKRFGYVDFNSEEDMQKAMELSGKKVLGQEIKLDKARSKEAGPNDKKDRDSRTLFVKNLPFHCTADDLKEGFESAVDIRVPEGQSGGNRGIAYIEFKTEAEADRMLEVSQGAEVQGRTITVDFVGDKSQRGKMGAQGGAGGAAPCKTLMVNNLSFNATEEALQATFEKATSIRIPQNNGKPKGFAFVDFENMEDAKAALEEFNNTDIEGRSVRLEFCQSRDGGQAKSGPTKVLFVKGLSEDTTDESLREAFQGAVSSRVVTDRETGASKCFGFVDFDTEDDAKAAKEAMAEGEVDGTRVTLDYARPKGESGGFRGGRGGRGGGGFGGGRGRGGGGSFGGKPQGKKIKFDD comes from the exons atggtgaagttaGCAGCAAAG GCCGCTAAAAAGGCGACACCAAAGAAGAAGGCACCCCCGCCGCCAAAGGAGGTGGAAGAGTccagcgaggaagaggagagcagcGAGGAGGAAGCG GCTCCTCCACCAAAGGCAGTGAAGAAAACACCAGTCAAAGCAACCCCAGCTAAAAATGGCAAAGCAGCCCCCAAAGTAGAAGTCGAGGAGGATGATGACGAAGATGAATCTG AGTCAGAAGAGGAGGCCCCCCCACCCAAGAAGACCCCAGTGAAGGCCAAAGCCGCCCCTGCAAAGAAGGAGGAATCTtcagaggaggatgatgaggaagatg ATGAGTCCGAGGAAGAGGCCCCACCACCAAAGAAGGCCGCAGCGAAGCCAGCCGCCAAGGCAGCCCCCGCTGCCGAGGAGTCTGAGGAAgacgacgacgaggaagatG AATccgaggaggagatggacacTGCTCCAGCCCCCGCCAAGGCCAAGAAGGCTGGCATGGTGAAGGCCAAGGAGGagtctgaggaagaggaggatgatgacgaggaagatgacgatgaagatgatgatgaagagg AAACGCCAGCAGCTGGCAAAAGAAAGGGAGACAACAAAAAGGAAACGCCACCTGCCAAGAAGATCAAGGCAACAGAAGGAGAAC CCTTCTGCCTATTCGTGGGAAACTTGAATTCAGAGAAGGAGTTCGATGAGCTCAAGGATGCCCTGAGGACATTCTTCTCAAAGAAGAGCCTGGAGGTCGCCGACGTCAGGATAGGTGCCTCCAA GCGGTTCGGCTACGTGGACTTCAACTCTGAGGAGGACATGCAGAAGGCCATGGAGTTGAGCGGCAAGAAAGTTCTGGGTCAGGAGATCAAGCTAGACAAAGCCCGCAGCAAAGAAGCAGGCCCCAATGACAAAAAAG ATAGGGACTCACGGACACTGTTCGTGAAGAACCTTCCCTTCCACTGTACGGCTGACGACCTGAAGGAGGGCTTTGAGAGTGCCGTTGACATCAGAGTACCCGAAGGCCAGTCAGGTGGAAACAGAGG AATCGCTTACATCGAGTTCAAGACAGAGGCGGAGGCTGACAGGATGCTGGAAGTATCCCAGGGCGCGGAGGTGCAGGGACGCACCATCACAGTCGACTTCGTCGGAGACAAGAGCCAGAGGGGCAAGATGGGTGCCCAAG gtggagcaggaggagccgCACCATGCAAAACCCTGATGGTCAACAATCTTTCGTTCAACGCCACAGAAGAGGCACTTCAAGCGACGTTCGAGAAGGCCACATCAATTAGGATTCCCCAGAACAACGGCAAACCCAAGGG CTTCGCGTTTGTGGACTTTGAGAACATGGAGGATGCAAAGGCAGCCCTGGAGGAGTTCAACAACACAGACATTGAGGGGCGCTCGGTCCGCCTGGAGTTCTGCCAAAGCAGAGACGGAGGCCAAGCCAAATCAG GTCCCACCAAAGTCCTGTTCGTCAAGGGTCTTTCTGAGGACACCACGGATGAGTCCCTGAGAGAGGCCTTCCAGGGAGCCGTGAGCTCCAGGGTGGTcacagacagggagacgggAGCATCTAAATG CTTCGGCTTCGTGGACTTTGACACGGAGGACGACGCCAAGGCGGCCAAAGAGGCCATggcggagggagaggtggaCGGCACCAGGGTGACCCTCGACTACGCCCGGCCCAAGGGCGAGAGCGGCGGCTTCCGTGGCGGACGCGGCGGCCGTGGAGGCGGCGGATTCGGAG GTGGTAGAGGTCGTGGCGGCGGCGGAAGTTTCGGCGGCAAGCCCCAGGGAAAGAAGATCAAGTTTGATGACTAA